Proteins from one Podarcis raffonei isolate rPodRaf1 chromosome 1, rPodRaf1.pri, whole genome shotgun sequence genomic window:
- the CKB gene encoding creatine kinase B-type isoform X1: MPFSNSHNLLKCKYSAEDEYPDLSVHNNHMAKVLTLELYAKLRDKKTASGCTVDDVIQTGVDNPGHPYILTVGCVAGDEDCYDVYKELFDPIIEDRHGGYKPTDQHKTDLNADNVQGGDDLDPNYVLSSRVRTGRSIRGFCLPPHCSRGERRAIEKLSVEALASLEGDLNGRYYALKNMTDAEQQQLIDDHFLFDKPVSPLLLASGMARDWPDGRGIWHNDNKTFLVWINEEDHLRVISMQKGGNMKEVFTRFCTGLTQIENVFKSKNYEFMWNPHLGYILTCPSNLGTGLRAGVHIKLPHLGKHEKFGDILKKLRLQKRGTGGVDTAAVGGVFDVSNADRLGFSEVELVQMVVDGVKLLIEMEKRLEKGQCIDDLIPAQK; encoded by the exons ATGCCATTCTCAAACAGCCACAACCTCCTGAAGTGCAAGTACTCTGCGGAGGATGAATATCCCGATCTGAGTGTCCACAACAACCATATGGCTAAAGTGTTGACCTTGGAATTGTATGCCAAGCTGAGGGACAAAAAGACTGCTAGCGGCTGCACCGTGGATGATGTGATTCAAACTGGGGTGGACAACCCag GGCACCCCTACATTTTGACAGTAGGATGTGTAGCCGGTGATGAGGACTGCTACGACGTGTATAAGGAACTCTTTGACCCCATTATTGAAGACCGACATGGAGGCTACAAGCCTACAGACCAGCACAAGACGGACCTGAATGCCGATAACGTGCAG GGTGGCGACGACCTGGATCCCAACTACGTCCTGAGCTCACGTGTCCGAACTGGTCGGAGCATCCGTGGCTTTTGCCTGCCGCCTCATTGCAGCCGAGGAGAGAGGCGTGCTATCGAGAAGCTGTCCGTGGAAG CTTTGGCTAGCCTGGAAGGGGACCTGAACGGGAGGTACTATGCTCTGAAAAACATGACGGATGCGGAACAGCAGCAGCTCATTGATGACCACTTCCTCTTTGACAAGCCGGTCTCTCCTCTGCTCTTAGCCTCCGGAATGGCACGCGACTGGCCTGATGGCCGGGGCATCTG GCACAATGACAACAAGACATTCCTTGTGTGGATCAACGAGGAAGATCACCTTAGAGTTATTTCTATGCAGAAAGGTGGAAATATGAAGGAAGTTTTCACCCGCTTCTGTACTGGGCTAACGCAG ATTGAAAATGTCTTCAAATCCAAAAACTACGAATTCATGTGGAACCCTCACCTGGGCTACATCCTGACCTGTCCATCCAACCTCGGGACAGGGCTCCGTGCCGGAGTGCACATTAAGCTACCCCACCTGGGCAAGCATGAGAAATTTGGCGACATCCTCAAGAAGCTGAGGCTGCAGAAACGGGGCACAG GTGGAGTGGACACGGCTGCGGTGGGAGGTGTGTTTGATGTCTCCAACGCCGACCGCCTTGGGTTCTCTGAGGTGGAGCTGGTACAGATGGTGGTTGACGGGGTGAAGCTGCTGATCGAAATGGAGAAGCGCCTTGAGAAAGGCCAGTGCATTGACGACCTCATCCCAGCTCAGAAATGA
- the CKB gene encoding creatine kinase B-type isoform X2 — MALFNNQKLPADEEYPDLSVHNNHMAKVLTPELYQKLREKVTPSGCTVDDVIQTGVDNPGHPYILTVGCVAGDEDCYDVYKELFDPIIEDRHGGYKPTDQHKTDLNADNVQGGDDLDPNYVLSSRVRTGRSIRGFCLPPHCSRGERRAIEKLSVEALASLEGDLNGRYYALKNMTDAEQQQLIDDHFLFDKPVSPLLLASGMARDWPDGRGIWHNDNKTFLVWINEEDHLRVISMQKGGNMKEVFTRFCTGLTQIENVFKSKNYEFMWNPHLGYILTCPSNLGTGLRAGVHIKLPHLGKHEKFGDILKKLRLQKRGTGGVDTAAVGGVFDVSNADRLGFSEVELVQMVVDGVKLLIEMEKRLEKGQCIDDLIPAQK; from the exons ATGGCCCTCTTTAATAACCAGAAGCTGCCTGCCGATGAGGAATACCCAGACCTGAGCGTCCACAACAATCATATGGCCAAGGTCCTAACCCCGGAATTGTaccagaaactgagagaaaaagtAACCCCTAGTGGCTGCACCGTGGATGATGTCATTCAGACTGGGGTTGATAATCCTG GGCACCCCTACATTTTGACAGTAGGATGTGTAGCCGGTGATGAGGACTGCTACGACGTGTATAAGGAACTCTTTGACCCCATTATTGAAGACCGACATGGAGGCTACAAGCCTACAGACCAGCACAAGACGGACCTGAATGCCGATAACGTGCAG GGTGGCGACGACCTGGATCCCAACTACGTCCTGAGCTCACGTGTCCGAACTGGTCGGAGCATCCGTGGCTTTTGCCTGCCGCCTCATTGCAGCCGAGGAGAGAGGCGTGCTATCGAGAAGCTGTCCGTGGAAG CTTTGGCTAGCCTGGAAGGGGACCTGAACGGGAGGTACTATGCTCTGAAAAACATGACGGATGCGGAACAGCAGCAGCTCATTGATGACCACTTCCTCTTTGACAAGCCGGTCTCTCCTCTGCTCTTAGCCTCCGGAATGGCACGCGACTGGCCTGATGGCCGGGGCATCTG GCACAATGACAACAAGACATTCCTTGTGTGGATCAACGAGGAAGATCACCTTAGAGTTATTTCTATGCAGAAAGGTGGAAATATGAAGGAAGTTTTCACCCGCTTCTGTACTGGGCTAACGCAG ATTGAAAATGTCTTCAAATCCAAAAACTACGAATTCATGTGGAACCCTCACCTGGGCTACATCCTGACCTGTCCATCCAACCTCGGGACAGGGCTCCGTGCCGGAGTGCACATTAAGCTACCCCACCTGGGCAAGCATGAGAAATTTGGCGACATCCTCAAGAAGCTGAGGCTGCAGAAACGGGGCACAG GTGGAGTGGACACGGCTGCGGTGGGAGGTGTGTTTGATGTCTCCAACGCCGACCGCCTTGGGTTCTCTGAGGTGGAGCTGGTACAGATGGTGGTTGACGGGGTGAAGCTGCTGATCGAAATGGAGAAGCGCCTTGAGAAAGGCCAGTGCATTGACGACCTCATCCCAGCTCAGAAATGA